The Corallincola holothuriorum sequence GGTCAGTCCATTTTGGCTGGCGCAGTGGTTGTATTGAAGTCAGTGGATCGTCTAGGTGAGCAAGTAACAGCGTTTCAACGCCAGAGCGATGATGGTTTCTCCCGCATCTTTGCCGAAAGTAGTCATATGAAGCGTGTATTAAGCCAAGCGAGAAAAATGGCTCAGTTAGATGCACCACTGCTTATTCATGGCGAAACGGGTACGGGCAAAGAGTTGTTAGCCCGTGCTTGTCACGAATTCAGTTTTCGTGGTGATAGACCGTTTATTGCTCTGAACTGTGCCTCATTGCCTGATAACGTGGCAGAGCATGAGCTTTTTGGATTCTCCGCTAATGCTTTTGAAGGCGCGGGAGAGGGTAAGCGCGGAGTTTTTGAACAGGCTGATGGTGGCACTGTTTTTCTCGATGAAATTGGCGATATGTCTGAGGGGTTGCAGGTTAAGTTTCTTCGTTTTCTCCAAGATGGCACCTTCCGCCGTGTTGGTGCAGAGGAAGAGGTTAAAGTGAGCGTGCGGGTGATCTGCGCAACACAGAAAGACCTGCCCGCGATGGTTCAGCAAGCGGAATTTAGAGAAGACCTCTATTACCGATTGAACGTCTTAAATCTGCGAGTACCAGCTTTAAGAGAGCGTAAGGCTGATATTGTCCCGTTGGCTGAGTTGTTTGTTGCCCGATATAGTCGGCAATTGGGGCGTCCTACACCTAATTTAACCAAACAGTGTCAGGATGTTGTTCAGCAGTACCCATGGCCAGGTAACGTGCGCCAGCTTGAGAACTCTGTTTATCAAGCCGTTTCGTTACTTGAGGGCCATGAGATTGATGCTGAAGATCTGCAGCTTCCCTCTTATAGCAGTGGCTTCGGTTACTATGATGATAATTTTGAGGGCTCTCTCGAAGAAGCCACCAAGCGATTTGAAAGCAATTTACTGCGGCGCTTGTATCCCGCTTATCCGAGTACTCGGCAGTTAGCGAGAAAGCTTGGTGTGTCTCACACGGCGATCGCTAATAAACTCCGTGAGTACGGGATTAACAAGAAGAGCATCAGTAACACATAGAGAAGAGAATAATGGGTCGCGGTGCGACCCATTTTCTTATTAAGCGCGAGAGAACAGCTTTTTATGAGTAAACCGACAGTTTTTCTTGATCGTGATGGCGTTATTAATGTCGACCATGGCTATGTGCACACTGTTAGCGAATTTGAATTCATCCCTGGCGTACTGGAAGCTGCGGCGAAATTGACGGCAGCGGGCTATCGATTGGTCGTGGTGACTAATCAATCGGGGATAGCGCGGGGATATTACACGGAAGGTCAGTTCCAGAGATTGACTGAGTGGATGGTTGAACAGTTCAAGCAAGCTGGCGCTTGTATAGAGCACGTCTATCACTGCCCACATCACCCCGAAGGTCAAGTGGCTAGTTTCGCTGTTAATTGCGATTGCCGTAAACCTGCACCGGGGATGTTTTATCAAGCTAAGAAAGATCTAAATATTGAGCTCTCAGAAGCAATGATGGTCGGAGACAAGGGCGATGATATGAGAGCAGCGCAAAATGCGGGGTTAAAGCTCTGCTTTTTAGTGAAAAGCGGAAAGCCTGTTTCAACTGAGTCAGTTGAACTAGCTGACTATGTATTAGAGAGCCTCGCTGAACTTCCTGCTTTATTGAATAAATTGTTTATATCTAAATAAGCTAATAATATCAGTCGATTAGACTTTTATCCCTTTGTTCTGGTACTTGCTTGTGAGCAAACT is a genomic window containing:
- the tyrR gene encoding transcriptional regulator TyrR produces the protein MRLEVVCEDRLGIAQEVLVILVEHGINLKSIETDQKRNIFLNFPGLAFEELQKLMPALRLIHGVEDVRTVPYTPSERGHYESETLLRTLPDPVFSIDLKCRIVVVNEAAAIALRLKTEKIVGGGLNQWVHGFSFQRWMEADEVIAQAAKITMAGKTYLADVLPIRVPDLEGQSILAGAVVVLKSVDRLGEQVTAFQRQSDDGFSRIFAESSHMKRVLSQARKMAQLDAPLLIHGETGTGKELLARACHEFSFRGDRPFIALNCASLPDNVAEHELFGFSANAFEGAGEGKRGVFEQADGGTVFLDEIGDMSEGLQVKFLRFLQDGTFRRVGAEEEVKVSVRVICATQKDLPAMVQQAEFREDLYYRLNVLNLRVPALRERKADIVPLAELFVARYSRQLGRPTPNLTKQCQDVVQQYPWPGNVRQLENSVYQAVSLLEGHEIDAEDLQLPSYSSGFGYYDDNFEGSLEEATKRFESNLLRRLYPAYPSTRQLARKLGVSHTAIANKLREYGINKKSISNT
- the gmhB gene encoding D-glycero-beta-D-manno-heptose 1,7-bisphosphate 7-phosphatase, encoding MSKPTVFLDRDGVINVDHGYVHTVSEFEFIPGVLEAAAKLTAAGYRLVVVTNQSGIARGYYTEGQFQRLTEWMVEQFKQAGACIEHVYHCPHHPEGQVASFAVNCDCRKPAPGMFYQAKKDLNIELSEAMMVGDKGDDMRAAQNAGLKLCFLVKSGKPVSTESVELADYVLESLAELPALLNKLFISK